ACGATCACCGACCGCGACATCACGATTCGGGTGACCGCTGAGGGGTTGGACCCGACGACCACCAGCGTCAGCGAGGCGATGACCGAAGGCGTGGTTCACTGCCGCGAGGACGAGTCGATCGAGCGGGCGGCTGAGTTGATGGAAGAGCGGCAGATCCGGCGGCTCGTGGTGGTCGATGAGGACAACCGGCCGGTGGGCATCGTCTCGCTGGGCGACCTGGCGGTGCGGGTTCACGATGACCGGTTGACCGGCGAGGTGACCGAGCGGGTCTCCGAGCCGGCCAAGATACGCCGGTAAGACGCGTTGGAATGGATCAACCGTTGACCCCGCCACGGGTCGGCGCACGCTCACGACGGTACGCCCGCGCCCGGAGGGGATGGCGCCCCATCGCGGGCGAGAGGAGATATGGTCTACCGCTGGCTGCCGTGGAAATGGCTGGTCCGCCGTATGGCTCGG
The window above is part of the Phycisphaerae bacterium genome. Proteins encoded here:
- a CDS encoding CBS domain-containing protein; amino-acid sequence: TITDRDITIRVTAEGLDPTTTSVSEAMTEGVVHCREDESIERAAELMEERQIRRLVVVDEDNRPVGIVSLGDLAVRVHDDRLTGEVTERVSEPAKIRR